The following coding sequences are from one uncultured Bacteroides sp. window:
- the obgE gene encoding GTPase ObgE — MAESNFVDYVKIYCRSGKGGRGSTHMRREKYVPNGGPDGGDGGRGGHIILRGNRNYWTLLHLRYDRHALAGHGESGSKNRSFGKDGDDKVIEVPCGTVVYDAETGDYICDVTEHDQEVILLKGGRGGQGNWHFRTATRQAPRFAQPGEPMQELTIIMELKLLADVGLVGFPNAGKSTLLSAISAAKPKIADYPFTTLEPNLGIVSYRDSKSFVMADIPGIIEGASGGKGLGLRFLRHIERNSLLLFMVPADSDDIRKEYDILLNELKTFNPEMLDKQRVLAVTKSDMLDQELMDEIEPTLPEGIPHLFISSITGLGISALKDLLWDELNKESNKIEGIVHRPKDVSRLKEELRDMGEDEDIALQEAEPEDEDDFDFEYEEEDWDEE, encoded by the coding sequence ATGGCTGAATCGAATTTTGTTGATTACGTAAAGATATATTGCCGCTCAGGAAAGGGTGGTAGAGGATCTACGCACATGAGGCGGGAGAAGTATGTTCCTAATGGTGGCCCCGATGGTGGCGACGGTGGAAGAGGAGGCCATATCATATTGCGTGGAAATCGTAATTATTGGACTTTATTGCACCTTAGGTATGATCGTCATGCCTTAGCGGGTCATGGTGAGTCAGGTAGTAAAAATCGTAGTTTCGGAAAAGATGGCGACGATAAGGTTATTGAAGTTCCTTGTGGCACGGTAGTCTATGATGCTGAAACTGGAGATTATATCTGTGACGTCACTGAGCATGATCAAGAAGTTATTTTGCTTAAAGGCGGTCGCGGAGGGCAAGGAAATTGGCATTTCCGTACGGCAACTCGTCAGGCACCTCGCTTTGCACAACCCGGCGAACCAATGCAAGAGCTTACTATCATTATGGAGTTGAAGTTACTTGCCGATGTTGGTTTGGTGGGATTCCCTAATGCAGGAAAGTCTACTTTGCTTTCGGCTATCTCGGCTGCTAAACCCAAAATCGCAGATTATCCGTTTACTACTCTGGAACCTAACTTGGGTATTGTGTCCTATCGCGATAGTAAATCGTTTGTTATGGCAGATATTCCGGGAATTATTGAAGGAGCCAGTGGAGGTAAAGGACTCGGATTGCGTTTCTTGCGTCACATCGAGCGTAATTCATTGTTGCTATTTATGGTTCCGGCTGATAGTGATGATATTCGCAAAGAGTACGATATTCTACTGAATGAACTGAAAACGTTCAATCCTGAAATGCTTGATAAACAGCGTGTTTTGGCTGTGACCAAATCCGATATGCTCGATCAGGAACTGATGGATGAGATAGAACCTACTTTACCAGAGGGCATTCCTCATCTTTTTATCTCTTCGATTACCGGTCTGGGCATTTCGGCGCTTAAAGATCTTTTGTGGGATGAATTGAACAAGGAGAGCAATAAGATTGAAGGTATTGTGCATCGTCCTAAAGATGTTTCTCGTTTAAAAGAAGAACTTCGCGACATGGGCGAAGACGAAGACATTGCGCTTCAAGAGGCAGAGCCGGAGGATGAAGATGACTTCGACTTTGAATATGAAGAAGAGGACTGGGACGAAGAATGA
- a CDS encoding sigma 54-interacting transcriptional regulator, protein MTKAEIQQVKLRFGIIGNTESLIRAIDVAIQVAPTDLSVLITGESGVGKESFPQIIHQFSRRKHGQYIAVNCGAIPEGTIDSELFGHEKGAFTGAIGERKGYFGEADGGTIFLDEVGELPLPTQARLLRVLESGEFIKVGSSKVQKTDVRIVAATNVNLTRAISEGRFREDLYYRLNTVPIQIPSLRERGDDVVLLFRKFAADFAEKYRMPAIQLTEDARSVLLTYAWPGNVRQLKNITEQISIIETNREINANLLRTYLPAKPDEQRLPALFGVKSGKEFESEREILYQVLFDMRQDVTELKRLVHDIMSERGGVANNVQATTTPALYNSSAIVAPAQPTPPTINIRSKQDDDDIQDTEEYVEESLSLDDLEKEMIRKALLRHHGKRKNAAKDLNISERTLYRKIKEYELD, encoded by the coding sequence ATGACAAAAGCGGAAATACAACAAGTAAAACTGAGATTTGGTATTATTGGTAATACGGAGTCGCTGATACGTGCAATAGATGTTGCTATTCAGGTAGCACCAACCGATTTGTCTGTACTTATCACAGGAGAGAGTGGTGTGGGGAAAGAAAGCTTTCCGCAGATTATTCATCAGTTTAGTAGAAGAAAACACGGACAATATATTGCAGTAAACTGCGGTGCTATACCTGAAGGGACAATTGATTCAGAACTTTTTGGACATGAAAAAGGGGCTTTTACAGGTGCTATAGGCGAGCGAAAAGGATACTTTGGCGAAGCTGACGGAGGGACTATCTTCTTAGATGAAGTTGGTGAATTGCCTTTGCCTACACAAGCTCGCTTGCTACGTGTGTTGGAGAGTGGTGAATTTATAAAAGTTGGTTCTTCAAAGGTGCAGAAAACAGATGTGAGAATTGTTGCGGCTACAAATGTAAACCTAACAAGGGCTATATCTGAAGGGCGTTTTCGTGAAGATCTTTATTATCGTCTTAATACTGTTCCTATTCAAATACCTTCATTACGTGAGCGTGGTGATGATGTTGTTTTACTTTTCCGAAAATTTGCAGCTGATTTTGCAGAAAAATATCGTATGCCTGCTATTCAATTAACTGAAGATGCCCGCAGTGTACTTTTGACTTATGCTTGGCCTGGGAATGTTCGGCAGTTGAAAAATATCACGGAGCAAATATCCATTATAGAAACTAATCGTGAGATTAATGCTAATCTTTTGCGAACATACCTTCCTGCCAAACCCGATGAGCAACGTTTACCGGCCTTATTTGGGGTAAAATCGGGTAAAGAGTTTGAGAGTGAGAGAGAAATATTATATCAAGTATTGTTTGATATGCGCCAGGATGTAACTGAACTGAAAAGGCTCGTTCACGATATTATGTCCGAAAGAGGTGGCGTTGCCAATAATGTTCAAGCCACCACTACTCCGGCATTGTATAACTCTTCTGCTATAGTCGCACCGGCACAACCTACTCCTCCGACTATCAACATACGTTCAAAGCAAGATGATGATGACATTCAGGATACAGAAGAGTATGTTGAAGAATCTCTTTCACTTGATGATTTAGAGAAAGAAATGATACGCAAGGCTCTTCTTAGGCATCATGGTAAGAGAAAAAATGCAGCGAAAGATTTAAATATATCGGAACGCACCCTTTATAGAAAAATAAAAGAATATGAATTGGATTAA
- a CDS encoding peptide MFS transporter has translation MSTLHGHPKGLYLIFATSTAERFSYYGMRAIFILFLTQALMFDKELATSIYGSYTGLVYLTPLIGGYIADKYWGIRRSIRWGTVLMAIGQFFLFLSASMLDTAQLSHGLMYGGLTLLILGNGCFKPTVASLVGQLYEPGDKRIDSAYTIFYMGVNVGAFMAPLVCGYFGDTGNPQDFKWGFLIAALVILVTLVLFETQKSKYFISPSGEQLGILPDSKKQPSQTEELPIIKMSGARKIRISIFLSLLTLVLGTLFYRWFDGDWVSVGIFTACIVFPITILFDNTLTKIERDRIFVIYIIAFFVIFFWAAYEQAGASLTLFAAEQTNRNIFGWEMPASWIQSFNPLFVVLLAFIMPTVWSFLNKRKMEPSSPTKQAIGLLLLSLGYLFICYGVKDVQPGVKVSLIWLTGLYFIHTMGEIALSPIGLSMVNKLTPIRFASLMMGLWYLSTATANKFAGMLGGFYPEAGKVKILLGFRIDTMSDFFMIFVIMSGLASLILFLLSKKLQKMMHGVE, from the coding sequence ATGAGTACACTTCATGGACATCCTAAGGGATTGTATTTAATTTTTGCGACTAGTACGGCCGAACGATTCAGTTATTATGGCATGCGCGCCATCTTCATTCTTTTTCTAACTCAGGCCTTAATGTTCGATAAAGAATTGGCAACATCTATTTATGGCAGCTATACAGGGCTTGTATATCTTACTCCTCTTATAGGAGGTTATATTGCTGATAAGTATTGGGGCATTCGCCGCTCTATACGTTGGGGAACTGTCTTAATGGCAATCGGACAATTCTTCCTTTTTCTTAGTGCTTCTATGCTCGATACAGCGCAGCTTTCGCATGGCTTGATGTATGGTGGTTTGACATTGCTCATCTTGGGAAATGGCTGTTTCAAACCTACCGTAGCCTCTTTGGTCGGGCAACTCTATGAGCCTGGTGATAAAAGGATTGATTCAGCTTATACCATTTTTTATATGGGGGTAAACGTTGGCGCATTTATGGCACCATTGGTTTGCGGTTATTTTGGCGATACAGGTAATCCTCAGGATTTTAAATGGGGCTTTCTTATTGCCGCACTCGTTATTTTAGTTACTCTTGTTTTATTTGAAACACAAAAGAGTAAGTATTTCATATCACCTTCCGGAGAACAATTGGGTATTTTACCGGATTCGAAAAAACAACCTTCTCAGACAGAAGAGTTACCTATAATAAAGATGAGTGGTGCTCGTAAAATACGCATTTCAATTTTTCTTTCTTTATTGACACTTGTCTTAGGCACTCTTTTCTATCGTTGGTTTGATGGCGATTGGGTTAGTGTGGGTATTTTTACTGCTTGTATTGTTTTTCCTATCACCATCTTGTTTGATAACACTTTAACAAAGATAGAGCGTGATCGTATTTTTGTGATTTATATCATAGCCTTTTTCGTTATTTTCTTTTGGGCGGCTTATGAACAAGCGGGGGCTTCATTAACCTTGTTTGCAGCTGAACAGACCAACCGTAATATCTTCGGGTGGGAAATGCCTGCATCATGGATTCAGTCTTTCAATCCTCTTTTTGTGGTTCTGTTAGCTTTCATTATGCCTACTGTCTGGTCTTTCCTCAACAAACGAAAGATGGAACCTTCTTCGCCAACCAAACAAGCTATCGGATTGCTGCTTCTGTCTTTAGGCTATCTGTTTATTTGCTATGGAGTTAAAGATGTTCAGCCTGGGGTGAAGGTTAGTTTGATATGGCTTACCGGTTTATATTTTATCCATACGATGGGGGAGATTGCTCTTTCTCCGATCGGGCTTTCGATGGTAAACAAATTAACTCCTATTCGTTTTGCCTCTTTAATGATGGGACTTTGGTATCTTTCCACTGCCACTGCTAATAAGTTTGCAGGTATGTTAGGAGGCTTTTACCCTGAAGCAGGTAAAGTGAAAATTCTGCTGGGATTTCGCATTGATACGATGTCCGATTTCTTTATGATTTTTGTCATAATGTCCGGACTGGCTTCTTTGATCCTCTTCCTTCTTTCGAAGAAATTACAAAAGATGATGCATGGAGTGGAATAA
- a CDS encoding MFS transporter yields the protein MTEQLSKKLNDSKATRWMALGVVAFTMMAAYYVNDVMAPLKTMLESDLGWISTDYGYYTGAYSFLNVFLLMLIWGGLILDRFGIRFTGKLSAILMVLGTALQYYGITELADSNTIILGHKMGVFIASSGYSIFGVGAEVAGITVTKMIAKWFKGKEMATAMGVQVALARLGSQAAYSVAIPIAKHFTLATPVFIGLILLVGGTIAFFAFSVLDKKLDSQQDVTVESEEEKFSIKNVGTILTNPGFWLIALLCVLFYSCVFPFQKFASELMVSKYAIDPDFAGSIVGLPALGALVLTPIFGGVVDRKGKADTIMIIGAAMLIFVHFIYAMPAVNNWLVAVVLMIILGIAFSLVPSAMWPSVAKIFPANQLGTAYALIFFIQNIGLWGVPNLIGWVQKQYCIVGTVDGVNQYDYTIPMFVFTGFAVLSLIIGLLLRVANKKYGYGLEKANIKK from the coding sequence ATGACGGAACAATTGAGTAAAAAATTGAATGACTCGAAGGCGACCCGCTGGATGGCTTTGGGGGTTGTAGCCTTTACCATGATGGCTGCCTATTATGTAAATGATGTGATGGCTCCTCTCAAAACCATGCTTGAATCTGATTTAGGATGGATAAGTACTGATTACGGATATTATACTGGAGCTTATAGCTTTCTGAATGTTTTCTTGTTGATGCTGATTTGGGGAGGTTTGATTCTCGACCGCTTTGGAATCCGTTTTACAGGTAAGTTATCAGCAATTTTAATGGTGCTTGGTACGGCTTTGCAATATTATGGCATAACCGAACTAGCTGATAGTAATACAATCATTTTAGGACATAAAATGGGGGTCTTTATTGCTTCTTCCGGATATTCTATCTTTGGAGTTGGAGCAGAGGTTGCCGGAATTACTGTTACTAAAATGATTGCGAAATGGTTTAAAGGCAAAGAAATGGCTACCGCTATGGGTGTGCAGGTTGCTTTAGCACGTCTCGGTTCTCAGGCAGCTTATTCTGTGGCTATTCCTATTGCGAAACATTTCACTCTTGCTACTCCTGTATTCATCGGACTTATTTTACTGGTGGGTGGAACCATTGCCTTCTTTGCTTTCTCTGTATTAGATAAGAAGTTGGATAGCCAGCAAGATGTTACTGTTGAAAGTGAAGAAGAGAAGTTTTCAATCAAAAATGTCGGGACGATTCTTACAAATCCGGGCTTTTGGTTAATAGCCTTATTGTGCGTTCTTTTCTACTCATGCGTATTCCCTTTCCAAAAATTTGCATCAGAATTGATGGTTAGTAAATATGCTATTGATCCTGATTTTGCGGGTTCTATCGTGGGACTTCCTGCTTTGGGTGCTTTAGTACTTACTCCTATTTTTGGTGGAGTGGTAGACCGAAAAGGTAAAGCCGATACAATTATGATTATCGGTGCTGCTATGCTAATTTTTGTTCATTTTATATATGCTATGCCTGCTGTTAATAATTGGCTTGTAGCTGTTGTACTGATGATTATACTTGGTATTGCTTTCTCATTAGTTCCTTCTGCCATGTGGCCTTCAGTTGCAAAAATATTCCCTGCAAATCAGTTAGGTACTGCTTATGCATTGATTTTCTTTATTCAGAATATTGGTCTTTGGGGAGTTCCTAATCTTATTGGTTGGGTTCAGAAACAATATTGTATCGTTGGCACAGTAGATGGTGTTAATCAGTATGACTACACTATACCAATGTTTGTCTTTACCGGTTTTGCTGTCCTTTCTCTTATTATAGGCTTACTTCTTAGAGTTGCTAATAAGAAATATGGTTATGGTTTGGAAAAAGCGAATATAAAGAAATAA
- a CDS encoding adenylate kinase, translated as MLNVVIFGAPGSGKGTQSERIVEKFGINHISTGDVLRAEIKNGTELGKTAKGYIDQGQLIPDALMIDILASVFDSFTESKGVIFDGFPRTIAQAGALKQMLADRGQAVSVMLDLEVPEDELMTRLIKRGQESGRADDNEETIKKRLHVYHSQTSPLIDWYKNEGIYQHINGLGTMDGIFADICKAIEKV; from the coding sequence ATGCTGAACGTTGTTATTTTTGGTGCTCCCGGATCAGGAAAGGGAACACAAAGCGAGCGTATTGTAGAGAAATTCGGAATTAACCACATCTCAACAGGAGATGTTCTTCGTGCTGAAATAAAGAATGGTACGGAGCTAGGTAAAACAGCTAAAGGTTATATTGATCAGGGACAACTTATCCCCGATGCGTTAATGATTGATATTTTGGCTAGTGTTTTTGATAGCTTCACAGAAAGTAAAGGGGTAATCTTTGATGGTTTTCCTCGTACCATTGCTCAAGCAGGTGCTTTGAAACAAATGCTTGCTGATAGAGGACAGGCTGTTTCTGTTATGCTTGATCTAGAGGTGCCCGAAGATGAATTAATGACTCGTTTGATTAAACGTGGACAAGAATCTGGTCGTGCTGATGACAACGAAGAAACGATCAAAAAACGTTTGCATGTATATCATTCGCAAACGTCTCCACTTATAGACTGGTACAAGAACGAAGGTATATACCAACATATCAACGGCTTAGGTACTATGGATGGAATCTTTGCTGATATTTGCAAAGCAATAGAAAAAGTATAA
- the secG gene encoding preprotein translocase subunit SecG, whose amino-acid sequence MYLLLVILMVIASILMCFIVLIQNSKGGGLSSGFSSSNQIMGVRKTTDFLEKATWGLAIFMVVASICSAYVMPSNVAKDESAILQQAEKEEATNPYNIPAGTAAPKATTTTTLPADSAK is encoded by the coding sequence ATGTATTTATTATTAGTTATCTTAATGGTTATTGCTTCCATATTGATGTGCTTTATTGTATTGATACAGAATTCAAAAGGTGGAGGTTTATCTTCTGGTTTTTCTTCTTCTAATCAAATCATGGGAGTTCGTAAAACTACTGACTTTTTGGAAAAAGCAACATGGGGATTAGCCATTTTTATGGTTGTAGCAAGTATCTGTTCTGCTTATGTTATGCCATCTAATGTTGCTAAAGACGAAAGTGCTATATTGCAACAGGCTGAAAAAGAAGAAGCTACGAATCCGTATAATATTCCTGCCGGTACTGCTGCTCCTAAAGCTACAACGACAACGACGTTACCTGCAGACTCAGCTAAGTAA
- a CDS encoding tetratricopeptide repeat protein, whose product MTLVDLEEWIQHPDRLDRDTLYELRTLVTRYPYFQSIRLLYLKNLYLLHDATFGEELRKAALYVADRRALFSLLEGDKYTSPGALKAKKAKVDDLADEPTLDRTLTLIDKFLSSVPQEQNQQTDFDYSTDYTAYLLEEKEDSPFLIEEEEKPQLRGHELIDGFIEKNNAADVYSLRLNSLSSDESEKSDDSYDWQEDKTLAATNAVTEIVDDEEDDTCFTETLAKIYVKQQRYSKALEIIEKLNLKYPKKNAYFADQIRFLKKLIINAKSK is encoded by the coding sequence ATGACGTTAGTGGACTTAGAAGAATGGATTCAGCATCCGGATAGATTAGATAGAGATACTCTATATGAACTTCGCACTTTAGTGACGAGGTATCCTTACTTTCAATCCATTCGACTCCTTTACCTTAAAAATTTATATCTTCTTCATGATGCTACTTTTGGTGAAGAGTTACGGAAGGCAGCGCTTTACGTTGCTGATCGTAGGGCACTTTTCAGTTTGCTGGAGGGCGATAAATATACTAGTCCCGGAGCTCTTAAAGCGAAAAAAGCGAAAGTTGATGATTTGGCTGATGAACCTACTCTTGATCGTACTCTGACTCTTATTGATAAATTTCTTTCATCTGTACCTCAGGAACAAAATCAGCAAACCGATTTTGATTATTCCACTGATTACACAGCTTACTTACTTGAAGAAAAAGAAGATTCTCCATTTTTAATCGAAGAAGAAGAGAAACCTCAATTGCGAGGACATGAATTGATTGACGGCTTTATTGAAAAAAACAATGCTGCCGATGTGTATTCTTTGCGGTTGAATTCTCTTTCTAGTGATGAGTCGGAAAAATCGGATGACTCTTATGATTGGCAGGAAGACAAAACTTTAGCAGCTACCAATGCTGTTACGGAAATCGTTGATGACGAGGAAGATGACACCTGTTTTACTGAAACTTTGGCTAAAATTTATGTTAAGCAGCAACGATATTCCAAAGCTCTTGAAATAATTGAAAAATTAAATTTGAAATATCCAAAAAAAAATGCTTACTTTGCGGATCAAATAAGGTTTTTGAAGAAATTGATTATTAACGCTAAATCAAAATAA
- a CDS encoding NAD(P)H-hydrate dehydratase, producing the protein MKIFTGSNIRKLDAYTIEHEPISSIDLMERAAQALTTAITKHWSEKTPVSIFAGPGNNGGDALAVARMLTEKGYKVEAYLFNTQGKISPDCQINKERAEATNELRFIEVTSQFTPPVLTADHLVIDGLFGSGLNKPLNGGFASVVKYINASPATVVAIDIPSGLMGEDNTFNVRANIIRADYTFSLQLPKLAFFFGENEEFVGEWSVLEIGISQSAIEQTDTEYYLLEEKEIIAAIKPRKKFAHKGTFGHALLIAGSYGMGGASIFSASACVRSGVGLLTVHAPGKNVGILQTTIPEAMIEVDINDTYFSEPGDTEKYQAVAAGPGIGTNTETEIALLQQITTCQSPMVLDADALNILSKNRTILTSIPKGSVLTPHPKELERLVGKCQDSYERLMKARELAQSINVHIVLKGAFSAIITPEGKFYFNPTGNVGMATGGSGDVLTGIILALLAQGYSAKSAAKIGTFVHGMAGDIAQKRYGTVSMKAGDLIECLSEAWRKISK; encoded by the coding sequence ATGAAAATTTTTACAGGAAGCAATATCAGAAAACTGGATGCTTACACAATAGAGCATGAACCTATCAGCTCTATAGATTTGATGGAAAGAGCTGCTCAGGCACTTACCACTGCTATAACGAAGCACTGGTCTGAAAAAACACCCGTTAGCATATTTGCCGGCCCCGGAAACAATGGCGGGGATGCTTTGGCTGTAGCACGGATGCTGACTGAAAAAGGATATAAAGTAGAAGCTTATCTGTTTAACACGCAAGGGAAAATTTCTCCTGATTGCCAAATAAACAAAGAACGAGCAGAAGCAACAAACGAATTACGTTTTATAGAAGTAACGTCTCAATTCACTCCACCTGTATTAACTGCCGATCATCTGGTAATTGACGGACTGTTTGGTTCGGGATTAAACAAGCCTTTAAATGGTGGTTTTGCATCGGTTGTAAAATATATCAATGCCTCTCCTGCCACCGTTGTCGCTATTGACATCCCCTCCGGATTAATGGGAGAAGACAATACTTTCAATGTTAGAGCAAACATTATACGAGCAGATTATACTTTCAGTCTGCAACTCCCTAAATTGGCTTTCTTCTTTGGAGAAAACGAAGAATTTGTTGGTGAATGGAGTGTATTAGAAATAGGGATCAGCCAAAGTGCCATAGAACAGACAGACACTGAATATTATCTACTTGAGGAGAAAGAGATTATTGCCGCAATCAAACCTAGAAAGAAATTCGCTCATAAAGGAACTTTTGGACATGCCTTATTGATCGCAGGTTCTTACGGTATGGGCGGTGCCTCAATATTTTCAGCATCGGCATGTGTTCGTTCAGGAGTAGGTTTATTAACTGTTCATGCTCCTGGAAAAAATGTAGGAATATTGCAAACAACGATTCCGGAAGCAATGATTGAGGTGGATATTAATGATACATATTTCAGCGAGCCTGGAGATACGGAAAAGTATCAGGCAGTAGCAGCCGGACCGGGCATTGGAACAAATACAGAAACTGAAATAGCTTTGCTTCAACAAATTACAACTTGCCAAAGCCCAATGGTGCTAGATGCCGACGCACTCAATATACTTTCAAAAAATCGTACTATTTTAACCAGTATTCCTAAGGGATCTGTATTGACGCCTCATCCTAAAGAGCTAGAGCGATTAGTAGGAAAATGTCAGGATTCATACGAGAGACTGATGAAAGCCCGTGAACTAGCACAAAGCATAAATGTACATATTGTATTAAAAGGTGCTTTCTCTGCTATCATAACGCCGGAAGGGAAATTCTATTTCAATCCGACAGGGAATGTAGGAATGGCTACGGGAGGAAGTGGAGATGTGCTAACCGGAATTATTCTGGCATTGCTCGCTCAAGGTTATTCAGCTAAGAGTGCAGCTAAAATAGGAACTTTTGTACATGGTATGGCAGGTGACATTGCCCAGAAAAGATATGGAACAGTTAGCATGAAAGCAGGAGATCTCATTGAATGCCTATCGGAAGCCTGGAGAAAAATCAGCAAATAA
- the hpt gene encoding hypoxanthine phosphoribosyltransferase yields the protein MDTIKIKDKLFSASIMEEDILKEVKRVANDINRDLKDKNPLFLSVLNGSFMFTADLMKQITIPCEISFVKLASYQGVSSTGAIKEVIGINEDIAGRTVVIVEDIVDTGLTMQRLIETLGTRGPKEIHIASLLVKPDKLKVKLDIEYVAMKIPNDFIVGYGLDYDGYGRNYPDIYTVVD from the coding sequence ATGGACACCATAAAAATAAAAGATAAACTATTCTCGGCTTCCATTATGGAAGAGGATATTCTTAAAGAAGTAAAACGTGTAGCTAATGATATAAATCGTGATCTGAAGGATAAAAATCCTTTGTTCTTGAGCGTTCTAAACGGTTCGTTCATGTTTACTGCAGACTTGATGAAGCAGATCACTATTCCTTGTGAAATATCTTTTGTGAAATTAGCTTCTTATCAGGGAGTGTCTTCTACCGGAGCTATTAAGGAGGTTATTGGTATTAATGAAGATATAGCCGGACGCACAGTTGTTATTGTGGAAGATATTGTAGACACAGGCTTAACGATGCAGCGACTTATCGAGACATTGGGCACACGCGGACCGAAGGAAATTCATATAGCTTCTTTATTGGTTAAACCCGATAAGTTGAAAGTAAAACTTGATATTGAATATGTAGCCATGAAGATACCAAATGACTTTATTGTAGGATACGGTCTTGATTATGATGGCTATGGACGTAACTACCCCGATATTTATACAGTGGTAGACTAG
- a CDS encoding DUF4831 family protein, with amino-acid sequence MKKSIFLISLLLSTASIYAQTKVTMGVTRGKDFGVVYALPKTEIKVEVKAVKVTYTPGEFGKYAEQYLRLNNVSITPEEHWELTGIKIQSIGVPDSLRTYFVKMKDKTVAPLMELTNDGIVRSINMPVSASKKRVLPKPLVQKKEKINPRTFMTEEILMATSTAKMAELVAKEIYNIRESKNALLRGQADNMPKDGEQLKLMLDNLDEQENAMTEMFSGTQKKEEKTFTFKITPNKDFKNTVLCRFSTKLGVVDVDNLAGEPIYFNLTDMKTISIPAEDKEKEVDGIAYNVPGKANISIFKNKKLLYEGEFPITQFGTIEYLAPALFNKRSTIKVLFNPITGGLVKVDQEENK; translated from the coding sequence ATGAAAAAATCTATTTTCCTCATAAGTTTACTACTTTCTACTGCAAGTATTTATGCACAAACAAAGGTGACCATGGGAGTTACTCGTGGTAAAGACTTCGGTGTGGTCTATGCTCTCCCTAAAACAGAAATAAAGGTAGAGGTTAAAGCTGTAAAAGTAACTTACACCCCTGGAGAGTTCGGTAAATATGCTGAGCAATACCTAAGACTAAATAATGTATCAATTACTCCAGAAGAACATTGGGAACTAACAGGAATAAAGATACAATCGATAGGAGTTCCGGATAGTTTGCGGACCTATTTCGTGAAAATGAAAGATAAGACAGTTGCTCCTTTGATGGAGTTGACCAATGACGGAATAGTTCGATCTATCAACATGCCTGTCAGTGCCTCTAAAAAGCGGGTTTTACCTAAACCACTTGTACAGAAGAAAGAGAAGATCAACCCTCGTACTTTTATGACCGAAGAGATATTAATGGCCACTTCAACAGCTAAAATGGCCGAATTGGTTGCCAAGGAAATATATAATATTCGAGAGAGTAAAAATGCCTTATTAAGGGGGCAAGCAGACAATATGCCTAAGGATGGAGAACAACTAAAACTCATGTTAGATAATCTGGATGAGCAAGAGAATGCAATGACGGAGATGTTTTCCGGAACTCAGAAAAAGGAAGAAAAAACATTCACTTTCAAAATAACGCCTAATAAAGATTTTAAAAATACAGTGTTATGCAGATTCTCCACAAAATTAGGGGTTGTAGATGTTGACAACCTAGCCGGTGAACCGATATATTTCAATCTTACAGATATGAAAACGATATCTATTCCTGCTGAGGATAAAGAAAAGGAAGTCGACGGTATAGCATATAATGTTCCGGGAAAAGCAAACATTAGTATCTTTAAAAATAAAAAATTACTCTACGAGGGAGAGTTTCCTATAACTCAATTTGGTACTATAGAGTATTTAGCTCCGGCTCTATTTAATAAGAGATCAACGATCAAAGTATTATTCAACCCCATCACCGGAGGTTTAGTAAAAGTAGATCAAGAAGAAAATAAGTAA
- a CDS encoding LptE family protein yields MNWIKKITQASLFVSLLVVVISCSVSYKFNGSSINYDKVKTISIADFPIKAAYVYAPLATKFNQKLKDIYIQQTRLRLVKKNADLVIDGEITGYNQYNQSVKADGYSSEVKLTITVNVRYVNNTNHAEDFDDKQFTAFRTYDSTKMLTAVQDELIDQMVKDITDQIFNATVANW; encoded by the coding sequence ATGAATTGGATTAAAAAGATAACACAAGCATCTCTGTTTGTTTCTTTATTGGTAGTGGTTATTTCTTGTAGTGTATCTTATAAATTTAATGGGTCTTCTATTAATTATGATAAGGTAAAGACCATTTCCATTGCAGATTTTCCTATAAAGGCTGCGTATGTCTATGCTCCTCTAGCTACCAAATTTAATCAGAAATTAAAGGATATTTATATTCAGCAAACTCGTCTACGTCTTGTAAAAAAGAATGCTGATTTGGTTATTGATGGAGAGATTACGGGTTATAACCAGTATAACCAGTCGGTGAAAGCTGATGGCTACTCTTCGGAAGTGAAGCTAACCATAACAGTGAATGTTCGATATGTAAATAATACCAATCATGCAGAAGACTTTGATGATAAACAGTTTACAGCTTTCCGTACTTATGATTCCACGAAAATGTTGACTGCGGTTCAAGATGAGCTTATTGACCAGATGGTGAAAGATATTACAGATCAGATATTTAATGCAACTGTTGCTAATTGGTAA